The Reyranella humidisoli DNA segment ATTCTCGAGTGCTCAGCCCCTCATGAAGGCGGACAAGATGAGGGCGCTCGCCGTCACGTCGAAGGAGCGCCATCCGGGCTTTCCGGACGTGCCCACGGTCTCCGAGACGGTGGTGCCGGACTATGACGTCGTGTCGTGGCTCGGCTTCACCTCGCCCGCTGGCCTGCCGCCGGCCATCCGAGATCGCCTGTACGCCGCATTCAAGCAGGCGATGGCGCGGCCCGATATCAAGGCCAAGCTGGAAGAGCTGGGCAATGACACGCGCGTGACCAGTCCGGCAGAGTTCCGGGCGCGGGTCGAAGCCGACATGGCTCGCTGGCGACCGCTCGCGCACGTCGTCAGCCAGTCCTAGAGTCAGATCGAGCGTTCGCAGGAGAGAGGCGTCATGAGCAAGTACGGAATCGGCCAGCCGGTGTTGCGTTTCGAGGATCCACGCCTGTTGCGCGGACAGGGCCGCTTCATCAACGACGTCAACCTGCACGGCCAGACCTACGCCGTGTTCGTCCGCTCGCCGCACGCGCACGCGAAGATCCGCTCCATCGATACGAAGGCGGCGGCGGCGGCGCCCGGCGTCCTCGCCGTCTATACCGGCCACGACGTGGCTGCTGACGGGCTCGGCATGCCCAAGGCCAACATGCCGAGGAAGCGGCCCGACGGTAAGCCGATGTTCGCGCCGCAGCGTCCGCCGTTGATCACCGACCGCGTCCGCTATGTCGGCGACCCGGTGGCGATGGTCGTCGCCGAGACGCTGGCGGAAGCCAAGGATGCCGCCGAGCTGGTCGAGATCGACTACGAGCCGATCCCTTCGGTGACGCTTACCGAGGACACGGTGAAGCCGGGCGCACCGGCGGTCTGGGACGATTGTCCCGACAACATTTCCAACTTCATCGAGCGCGGCAACAAGGCCGCGACCGAGGAGGCTATCAAGGGCGCGGCGAAGGTCATCAAGCGCCGCTACGTCATCACGCGCGTCCATGCCCAGTACATGGAGCCGCGCGGCACGCTCGGCGTCTATGACCAGGGCGAGGACCGCATGACGCTCTACGCCGACGTGCAGTATCCCCACCGGGTACGCAACATGCTGGCTCAGAACGTCTTCAAGGTGCCCGAAAGCAAGTTGCGCGTGATCACAGGCGATGTCGGCGGCGGCTTCGGCACCAAGGGGTGGCAGTATGTCGAGCATCGCCTGACCCTGTGGGCGGCGCGCAAGCTGCTGCGGCCGGTCAAATGGTGCTGCGAGCGCTCCGAGGCGGTGATGGCCGACGAGCATGGCCGTGACAATGTCGGCGAGATCGAGCTGGCGCTCGATGCCGACAACAGGTTCGTGGCGCTGCGGCTCAACATGCTGGCCAATATCGGCGCCTATGTCGGTTCAGACCGCAACCTGCTGTCGCCCTTCGGCATGATCGGCACGGTGCTGGGCGTCTATCTGATCCCCAAGGCCTACATCAACGTGGTGGGCGTGCTGTCCAACACCAATCCCACCGCGCCCTATCGCGGGGCGGGGCGGCCGGAGGCCATCTACCTGATCGAACGGCTGATCGACGATGCGGCGCGCGAGCTGGGAGTCGACCGCGTCGAGCTGCGGCGCAAGAACATGCTCGACGATTCGGCGCTGCCATATCAGAGCCCGGTCGGACCATTCTATGACTGCGGCGAGTTCCAC contains these protein-coding regions:
- a CDS encoding xanthine dehydrogenase family protein molybdopterin-binding subunit, whose protein sequence is MSKYGIGQPVLRFEDPRLLRGQGRFINDVNLHGQTYAVFVRSPHAHAKIRSIDTKAAAAAPGVLAVYTGHDVAADGLGMPKANMPRKRPDGKPMFAPQRPPLITDRVRYVGDPVAMVVAETLAEAKDAAELVEIDYEPIPSVTLTEDTVKPGAPAVWDDCPDNISNFIERGNKAATEEAIKGAAKVIKRRYVITRVHAQYMEPRGTLGVYDQGEDRMTLYADVQYPHRVRNMLAQNVFKVPESKLRVITGDVGGGFGTKGWQYVEHRLTLWAARKLLRPVKWCCERSEAVMADEHGRDNVGEIELALDADNRFVALRLNMLANIGAYVGSDRNLLSPFGMIGTVLGVYLIPKAYINVVGVLSNTNPTAPYRGAGRPEAIYLIERLIDDAARELGVDRVELRRKNMLDDSALPYQSPVGPFYDCGEFHKNMDMALKLADVAGYAARADESRKRGKLRGLGIINAIEQAAGTAQPEYAEIRFNPAGTAALLMGTKAQGQGHETMFKQILNERLGIDPHDVQFIDGDTDRVAFGMGTNGSRSTVLGGSALFMAAEKVIAKGKRLAGHLLEAGEQDIEFAEGTFKIKGTDKTVSLKAVAMAAFNPTKWPKSGFEGGLYENATYLGEKDTYPNGCHICEVEVDPDTGEVKLDRYAVVDDVGTVMNPTGLKGQIHGGVAQGVGQILGEQVIWDRESGQLLTASFLDYTMPRADTMCSVEVKSNPVPTKYNPLGAKGAGEAGTVGAMPVVMNAVIDALAPLGVRDMVMPATAENVWRAIQAAKGA